A section of the Chelmon rostratus isolate fCheRos1 chromosome 16, fCheRos1.pri, whole genome shotgun sequence genome encodes:
- the LOC121620021 gene encoding CD59 glycoprotein-like, with amino-acid sequence MRSSVVFCLAVSFAMFGFGLSLQCYSCPDGSSSSCEVQQECNQGEDSCLKLTSGETTYTRCMRYADCDFLTLASRYVVPNFTFSCCQSKLCNGQEKSAFQKFKEFFG; translated from the exons ATGAGGAGCTCTGTGGTGTTCTGCCTGGCTGTCAGCTTTGCCATGTTTGGATTTG gcctctctctgcagtgttaCTCCTGCCCTGAtggctcctccagcagctgtgaAGTCCAGCAGGAGTGTAACCAGGGTGAAGACAGCTGCCTCAAACTCACCAGTGGTG AAACAACCTACACTCGCTGCATGAGGTACGCAGACTGTGACTTTCTGACTCTGGCCTCCAGATATGTCGTCCCAAACTTCACCTTCTCCTGCTGCCAGTCAAAACTCTGCAACGGTCAGGAGAAAAGTGCATTTCAGAAATTTAAGGAATTCTTTGGttaa